The Rosa rugosa chromosome 3, drRosRugo1.1, whole genome shotgun sequence sequence GACACCACTCTTGAGTTTTTAAGGCCGGCCAGCTCTCTTTTTCCCTTTACATCTGCTTGCATTTAGTctattttcctttccttttacaTGAAATCAATTTGTTGTCCCCCGTTTCTGAATTCTAATGTTGGCTTGTTCCAAATTTCCGGTTTGAAGATTTTAATGAAATCGGTAGAATGGGAAAGCCACTCAAGGTGACCCATTTATAACTTGTCTGTTATAGATTTCTTTTTATGCCTTCTCAATGCCTGTGTTGTTTTCGCTTCTTTGGTTTGTTTATGAATTAATACTAGATATGTGATACTAATTAATCATGTTCCACAGGAGGATTGTTTTCAGTAATATTAAGATGGCAATCACTGATTGGGGAAGCTATTGCACAAATTGGTCGTCTCTGTTTTTCCTTCTTTGTTCCTGAACTCTTTGGCCAGATCAGAACAGCTACTCCACAACTATGTCCGAAACCTCGGCCCCAACCCCTGCCTCTGCCTTGGCCTCGACCATTTCCACCCCTTCCTTGGCCACGATCTCCTAGCCGGCAACAAAGAACCTTCGCCACAGTCTCGCGGGTACTGCGGTCATACTCTAGGAGGTTTGGTCACCATTTTCATGTTGTTGGGTCGAGCCATTTTCTCTGTCTGGTATCTCTTCCTTCTCTAGATTTGAGATTAAGGTTTTTTAGCTATAATGCTACCGCCAACCCTAAAATATTTATATGGCCGTCCAAAACCTCAATCCTAAAATTTCCTCATTATAGACCAGAAAACTGTTTTCTTCAACAGCTCCAGTGCTTCCTTTGGGTTCTATTCTTCTTCGTTCAGATCAGCTCATAGAATGCCTTCAAGTTGCATTTTTGCTGTGTGTAAGAGTTTGTAACTTCCAGTACTAATCAAATCTAAAGTTAAAACATTGCACAGATAGAAGTTAAGACATAGAGCAGAAGCAACTTTTTTCCATTGAAAAGCTTTTTAACTTTCAGCACCAATCAAACATccacaagaaaaagaaatccgCAGTCTATTTGCCCCAATTCAACACAAAAGCAAAGCACATGCACTTGAACTATTAGGAGTGATTGTTATGTTGCTATGTCCAAGGGTGAATTCAAAGAAGTACAAAAACCTTGGGTGAAAAGGCCTTTGCTATTGTGTTGCCTGGTAATGAAATTAGGACTGCTTGTTGTTGGGAAAAgtaatagaatggaaataacaactccaaccacaaaaggataaatatgcaaggaaataaaatgagtaaaagaaagTGAACACCAGATATAACGTGGTTCAGCAAAATGCCTACGTCCACggggcagcaacaacaagaacttccactatgataatgtgggtacaagagatacacaacttcaagaacactacttgaaggaaactctctctctcacttgtTTTGCTACCTAACCACAACTACACTCTCAACATGCAGTAAAacactcttcactctctacttggatgaagatgttTTTCTCACACCGTTTGTAGTTTGGGCTCTCTGCCACTTTTGGTTTCTGCCCTCTCTTTTTGCTTCTCTCCTTTTGCACACCTCTGCCGAGAtgggaatatatatatactccTCTCTCCAGCTCCTTTAACAAGAAAAGGATTAGGAAAAAGGAATAGTTGCATGCTTTCACTTTCCATGTCTTCTGTCTTGTTTGCTGCTACTTTAATTTACTTTCTGTctcttgctttctttctttgcctcccacgttcttcttcctccaattaAGGAGGGATGGCCCAACAATCTCCCCCTCCCGACTTAGATGGAGGGATGCGTCAATCCTGACGCGCTTCTGCAAAACTCAAACTTTTGTTGTGGGACAACTTTGGTCAACATATCTGAAATGTTCTTGTTGGTGTGGATTTTCCTCAACTGGAAAAACTTCTTTGACACTGCATCTCGGATCCAATTATACCGATGATCAATGTGCTTAGTGAGAGGGTGATAcattgaatttttgctcaagtGAATAGCACTCTGACTATCACAATGCACCACATAATTTTAATGAAATTATGTTATGTTGCTATGTCCAAGGGTGAATTCAAAGAAGTACAAAAACCTTGGGTGAAAAGGCCTTTGCTATTGTGTTGCCTGGTAATGAAATTAGGACTGCTTGTAAGATATACTATTGAGTGAATAAGAATTGTTTCGAAGGTTTCGTGTTATGTGAAAATGCTTCTGGTTTCCTACATGTTGTGCGCACTTATCTACCTTATCACGTTTGAGACTACATAGTTTCTATTGAACTCATCTATTTATTCAAAAATAGTCAAGGAAGCCAAGGAGTGAAACAAGCAAAGGAGAGGATTTGGATCCTTTCACACTCTAAACCCGACTTTTTGCACGAGTCACTGATATGTtcgaaatcacaatttttaaaggattaatttcagtttacccccctgaggtttgggggtgtcatcatttcaccccctctactttcaattttgaatttttaccccctgagCTTTTCAATTTTCCTTAGCCGTGCTCAATCTGTGatgttccgtccaaattggacgttaaatccgATAATAGGGCCTACTTCgaaggctaaaatggtcattttatgactcaaaaaaaaaaagaacaaaaaaaaaaagagattcgacctctctcccctctcttcctaaaaccactcatctctctctctctctctctcttctgctccCTAGCCTCGACCAGCGACGGCGACCCAGTGGTTCTCCACCGTTCGGCCACCTTCGACTGAAAGTGTGGTTGATCTAGAAGACGCGAGAGCAGCTCGAAGCTTCTGACCCGAAAATGCGTCGACGACCCGAGGAAGAAATCGGCCAGAACGCCGTCCTCCGTCCACCTCTCCGAGGCGGACCACCGGCAATAGCCTCGTCTCACAGTCGCCTACGTCCCTACAGTCTCGGATCATACATGCATCGACGGTGAACGGAGAATCGACGACTGGAAGCTCCGAGACTTCTCCGGCGATTTCCGCGAGTTCCCGCGACTCCGGCCACCTTCTGGGCTGCATTTGGTATGAAATCTCATCTCCTCGTCATACTCTACAAGCATGTACAATtagattttgaatttgatcGAGTTTTGACAATTTCGTTTCTGGGTTCCTCTCGGCTTCGACGCCGTCACTGACGCAGGCGACTTCCCCGGCCTTTCTGAGCTTGGTTTCTGGTTCGACTACTTCTCTGGACGAGACCTAACTTCGATTAAGAGCTAAAGTCTGGAAATTTCTAGGTGGGTGTTGTTGAATCCTCAGTTCATCGTCATTCAAGTTTCTGGAAAACGTTTGGTTCCGAGATCGAAATAAGGTGAGTTGAGTTACATCTGGTTTTGGTGAATTTCGACTGTTGTTACATTGTTCATCAGTTAATGAACTGAGTTGGTTGGTTTGGTTGAAATCAGATTATCTTGGTTTTGTGTGAGTTGAGTTTAATTTTGAAGGAGTTGGAATTGTGAGGAATCTGTTATGGGTATCGCCATTTTAGACTGAAATTGATTGCTATGTTGTGTGCTCGCTGTGAATCGGAACCTTGCTGAGATTGGTGAATTAGATTGTTGTTATTCCAGTGAATTGGTAAAAGATGTGAATAGGTAAATGGTTTGTTTGTGTATGTTGTTAATTGATCATAAGTAAGGGAAGGAAAATAacatattgggtggccttagtaaattcGGGTGCACCTAATATGTTTGAAATTTAAGTCGTTGCTTGATTTACTTCGACATAGTCGTCAGAGGgttaaactgaaattaatcttattttttttgtcttgaaatgaccattttagccctcaaagtgggcCCCATTATCGGACTTAACGACCAATTTAGACGGAAAATGAGACATTGGgcacggaagacaaaaattggaaagttcagggggtaaaaaagtgaaattgagagtcggggggtgaaatgatgacacccccaaacctcaggggagtaaactgaaattaatccttttttAAAACATGAATTACCAATCATCCAACCACTTTTTCTTATTCTACGcttattctttatttttatttgtttatatttGAGACCGTGAAAACTTTGGATCACCACCATAAATAATTCTAATGTCATGTACAAAAAATTGTCCAGAAGATTGATATTTTCTTGATAGCCAAATCCGACATCACAATAGACGATCGAGGAGGGAGATAGAAGGCAACAATGAGAGATGGTCTCGTTATGAACCCAAATTCATCTCTCATTGACGTGATTGTTCGCCGATAGATATGCATTAAGCCATTAAGGTCTTGATAAAATTCTATTGCAACAAAAATCAATGTAATTGTCTtgcatcctttttttttttttttttttaaagggatttggaacccagccaagctgagaggctcatccccacgcctgacttattatattaatattaggGTTGGGCATAGAGGGAGACATAAAACCTTGACCTCTAGCACCAGTACAAAAATCctcatagagtacatcctggataatcacaggagacccatctaaccaaacatcatctatATAATTAAGACTAGCAAGATGCGCCAATCTATTGGCTACACTATTTGCTTCTCGGAAGATATGCCTAATCTGAACAGAGTGTAAAGATGTCAAATACGACTTACAGTCATCGATAATGCGCCCTAACTCAGATTGATCTTCCATAGTTTGTTGTAACGCAGCAACCACAAGCGAGCAATCACTCTCTAGGTCAATGGCACCCCAATATTGGTGAATAGCCAAAAGAAGTCCAGCCCTACAAGCCTCTGCTTCCATGTGCGTAGCAGAAAGGACATGAGGGAAATAACGAGCCATCACTGCAATACAAGTACCAAACTCATCACGTACCACAATACCCACACCACCATCCCTAAACTCTGGTATGTAGCTACCATCCACATTAATTTTCAGCCGGCCACGAGGGGGAAGCTCCCATTTTGTTCTAATCCTTGGGTTCTTTTTCAGCCCAACCGGATGATGTTTATGAAAATCCTCCAGGAACTTCGAAGCCCACTGTGCTGCACTAGAAGCATTGAAGCACGTGCCCTCCCAAAGGACATTGTTCCTCTCAGTCCATATGACCCACATGACCATGCAAAACAACTCAAATTGACCTCCATGCAATAATTCCATGACATTAAGAACCCATTCCTCCAAATGACGTCCAGGAACATTCTTCACATGCACACCTAAGTTACTAGCCAACCAAGTACCGCCAGGAATGTCACAATCCTTAAAAAGATGAATGCCATCCTCAATTGAACTATTGCATAGAACACATTTCATATGTGGGAGAGAGACACGTCGTGCAAGGGCAACTTTAGTAGGTAGAATACATTTTAAAACTCTCCACATAAAGGACCGTACCTTAGGAGGTGTACGTGCATGCTAGAGTCTTCTCCAGAATTTACTATTGACCCCAAAAGAACCATTAGATGCAGACGCCCTAGATACTCGATCAACTGCATTCCGAGCCACATGATATCCAGACCGAACACTATAACAGCCCTTCTTGTCATAGTACCATGTTAATCTGTCCTCTGGACCACTCGTACTTAGAGGAATGCGCCCTATTATTTCAACTTCTGAAGGCGAAAATAGCTCCTGTAGCATCGCAAAATTCCACTCATGCAGATCACTAACAATTAAGTCAGCCACCCGTAAATTCTCTAATCCATCCGGGGGTCTAGTGAAGGGCTTAAAACTGAAGGGAAGAGGCATCCACGGATCAGACCAAACCGAAATATTAGAACCATTACCAACCTGGAACCGTAGCCCTTTCTTCAGCAATTCTCGTCCAAGCATGATACTCCTCCAGGCATATGAAGCTCCACCCACCAACCCAGCATCCAAAAAACTACAATCCgggaaatattttgctttatagaGTGAAGCAATAAGGGAGGTAGGGTTTTGTATGATTCTCCACCCTTGCTTAGCAAGCAACGCCTGATTAAATAGAACCATATTCCGAAACCCTAATCCCCCTTCTGTCTTAGGCAAACAAAACTTCTCCCAAGCTAGCCAATGGATTTTCCTATCGTTCAACTTGTCACCCCACCAGAATTTAGCCATTAAGCTATGCATCTCCTGACACAAGTGTTGCGGTAACTCAAAGCAACTCATTACGTAAGTAGGGATAGACTGAGTAACAACCTTGATCATAATTTCCTTCCCTGCAGCACTCAACATcttctctctccatcctcttccGACCGTCTCAAAGCAACTCATTACGTAAGTAGGGATAGACTGAGTAACAGTCTTGCATCCCTATCTTTACTTGGAAAGATTAACATTCTATTTTCAACTaaaaaaatagataaataaaaataaaaaaacgaacATTatgtaaaaagaaagaaatttacAAATCAGAAACAATTTGGAGGGAAATTTGATTGGAACTAGAATTCTTTAACTTCGGTAAAacagttaaaacaatgtttaaTTCAAAAAAGGTTTTCTTACTGCAATCTCTGCATATATAAAAAGAGAACTAGCAGGCGGAACCATGAATTTCCTTGGTCCTTGGGCCAGTGCGTGGAGTGAGTTGGGCTTAGTCGTTCCTCAGCTGGGAGGTAGTCAATCTCCCGATTCCTGGATCCACAATCAACCCTGTTGACTGTGGGTCGGAGCCCATACCCCGTGGGAGTGATTCATTGTGAACTCATTTTACCatttaaggactcattttaccactttgatgactcattttaccacttaaggactcatgtggtaactaagaaaattaccactttaaggacttatgttaccactttgaggactaatattactattttgagtactcattttaccactttaaggcaattatatgcatgtaatgcgttaaacacaTTGTGAAATTTCCCAATTGTTAATTATATTCTTTCATTAATCTTAATTATATTTCTCTATATCATTATTACGAGTTGCATGTGATAAATTGTCCCTTTATGATTTATCAGATCTAACAAGAACAAAGCTTAcgataaacaaaaaaaaagtcattAAAAAACCATTGATATCTTGTGTAGAGAGAGATTATGCAAGTGAAAGAGAAAAGTGCACGAAACAGGTAATATCTCGCCGTCTGTGGCAATCGAACCTACGACCATACGATTAAAAGCCGTGTGCTCTACCGGCTGAGCTAAGACGGCATTTGTGTTTGATTTTCCCAATTAATATCGGGACTTTAACTTTGTATTTCACACTTGGAAACTCTTGTGTTTTTGGAGACTTGGCAGTTTGGTACCTTTGGCTTCTCCTACAGTAACACTCTGGATTGCTCGATTTGAGTTGAAGAGCTGAAGCCGAAGAGCGAGCTCCAGTGCCTCAACAACAATGGCGGAAATCATAGAACCTCTCATCCCTGCAGATCAGACACCTCAAGCAGAAGCAGATGAACCGCCTCCAGACTTCGATCCCGAAACCATGCGTAAAACCAAGCCAGGCCTCAAGCGCCTCATCCTAACCCTCTCTGTCCTCTTCTCCTTCATTTTaggtcatctctctctctctccctcactctTACTCTCACTATCTCTCTCTTACTCTTAAATTTACTGCTTCTTTAACTCCGATTTTCTACACAGGCGTCCCGTTAATCTACAAATCCGTCGAAATTTACCGCGCGCCATTGCCGTTCCTCGAAATCGATTCTCTCTCAGCTGAAATCGATTCCAATCCGCTTCTATTTCCGTGTCGTTTCCAAGCAATCTTCGTCGGCTTCGACTCCAAATCCTCCACTACCTCTCTGGAATCTTCCATTCTTCACCAAATGACCGAATTGACTCGCCAAACGCCTCAATGCGGCACCTGTAGCCCCAACCACAGCGTCTCAGTACTCCTGGACTCCGATTCCGACCGTCTCGTCGGTGCCGTTGATTTCGACGGCGATGATGAGGCTGTGGATGAGGCTCTGCAGGCTGTGTTTGGGGTTGGTTCAGGCTCCGGCTCCGGCGGAGAGGTGTatacggtggtggtggtgaacaGGGGTGGGGAGGAGGTGAGAGCCGTGGTGGGCAAGTATAGGAATGCTTGGATTCTCGGTAGGGTTTCGGAGGCAGAGGCGGTGGCGAAGGCGGCGGAGGTGTTTGTTAAAGTGTTTGTGAATGGTGGGAAGGAGGAAGGATTGATTCATGGCGAGTTTATGCCTGTTGGTGCTGATGGAACACTTGTTCTGTCGTTCAATTTGCTAAATGCAGACCCTCGAGATTGGATTTATGATTGGTATGGAGCTTCATATATTCGCATTTGAGCACATTTGCTATGAATGCTTTGTTTATTCATAGTGTTACGTTAACAGCATTGTGTTGTTGTATTGTATTCCATCATGAAAAAAGTTAGATATTCATAAGTGATTAGTTTCTGGAGTTATATGCTTTATGTTCTGAATCTAGTGATTATGTTTCTTGATCTGAATTGTGTTTAAAACTAAGTTGAATGGTCTGGTAGATCAATAAGTTATTCCTTTTTTGTATATGCTTGAACGCTTATTGAAGTTGAGTCCGCAAAGTTGTATTCCAGTATGCTGATTCGCATATACTGCAGGGACTTTCAGACAGTAGATGAGATTCTGTTGGCTCCAATGATTGAGGCTATGAAACCTGTAGCAAACATAAGCGTGGAAAGTCAGGTAATAGGTCCATTGTTTCTTTTGAAAATGTTTACACCATTGAATCTTTTGGTATTATCACCCACCTGGCTTGTCATTTTTATAGGTTTTGATCTGTTTTTGTTGTTTGTCTCCCTGGGCAGGTGTTATACCATGTGCCGAAGTCCTCACTGTCTTACTGGGATGATAACTGGGACAGCTACATTTTCAGTACCAAGGATCTTCCTTTCTTTGTAAGCTTCAATAAGCCCTTTCTTTGAATATGTTTTAGTTGTTCTATATATTCATGTATGTATCCATGTTTAAACTTATTTATATGAATTATTACTGTATAATTTCGATAGGTAAATTCAAACGAATGGCACTTGGATACATCCATTGCAGCTGGTGGGAGGTCAAAGATGTTGCACTTTGTGGTGTATATTTCTCACTCAATTCTTTCCTCAAGTATTCTCATTTTTATGTACTTTCTGATTATAGGTTCTGTTCACGGGAGTTAAATGCAGGGCACATTAGATCAGTAATAAAGTATCTATCATGAGAAATTTTGCAAAATGTGCACTTTAGTTGACCTCTTTCTCACTCTTAATCTCACTTGTGCACTTTCAAATGTGTTTGCATGTATTGTATTCGAGGGCTTGGGAATGTCTA is a genomic window containing:
- the LOC133738111 gene encoding uncharacterized protein LOC133738111, with product MAEIIEPLIPADQTPQAEADEPPPDFDPETMRKTKPGLKRLILTLSVLFSFILGVPLIYKSVEIYRAPLPFLEIDSLSAEIDSNPLLFPCRFQAIFVGFDSKSSTTSLESSILHQMTELTRQTPQCGTCSPNHSVSVLLDSDSDRLVGAVDFDGDDEAVDEALQAVFGVGSGSGSGGEVYTVVVVNRGGEEVRAVVGKYRNAWILGRVSEAEAVAKAAEVFVKVFVNGGKEEGLIHGEFMPVGADGTLVLSFNLLNADPRDWIYDWDFQTVDEILLAPMIEAMKPVANISVESQVLYHVPKSSLSYWDDNWDSYIFSTKDLPFFVNSNEWHLDTSIAAGGRSKMLHFVVYIPSAKECPLLLQLPDGQISKTNSFISPMWGGVIVLNPQSCRKNSESKHPSRHTILHEDLQKVFEVFMGQFRQLFSFKSDNLYVGASGTYNLLPSERGFTVWELDVLSRMHTCFNLHSCATTLGSLSRLVQSLPRMIIKDEIGKQVKYSLEAAKLAQTNASLGVYDASAVSSRQARSLAEDAFFHPSIMSVSYYSFEHCFAVYSPFFLPVSMHVILAALREWRRYKKENKKYLVWKAKMKDAS